One genomic region from Solwaraspora sp. WMMD792 encodes:
- a CDS encoding SDR family oxidoreductase, giving the protein MSQTVMITGASAGIGRATAQRYARRGARLGLLARGSAGLAAAAAQCRELGAEAVATYQVDVADAAAVDEAADDLHRRNGGLDVWINNAMVSVFAPTWEISADEFRRVTEVNYLGTVHGTLAALRQMRPAGIGTIVQVGSALAYRGIPLQSAYCASKHAIQGFNDSLRAELLQASPEIKLSMVQLPAVNTPQFSWVRTHLPRHPQPVPPIFQPEVAAAAICWAADNGKREVNVGGPTLRARLADVIAPGLLDRLLAIRQVGFDSQQTDEVIDRSRWRDNVDAPADAEVDHGAHGAFDDQARRRSLALWAVTHKQTATAAVLAAALGTARAMVGNGPARLWAAVRRPVGRAA; this is encoded by the coding sequence ATGAGCCAGACCGTGATGATCACTGGCGCGAGCGCCGGCATCGGACGCGCCACCGCCCAGCGGTACGCGCGCCGCGGCGCCCGGCTCGGGTTGCTCGCCCGAGGATCGGCCGGCCTGGCCGCAGCCGCCGCGCAGTGCCGTGAGCTGGGCGCCGAGGCGGTGGCCACGTACCAGGTGGACGTCGCCGACGCCGCAGCGGTCGACGAGGCCGCCGACGACCTGCACCGACGCAACGGCGGCCTGGACGTGTGGATCAACAACGCGATGGTGTCGGTCTTCGCCCCGACCTGGGAGATCAGCGCCGACGAGTTCCGACGGGTCACCGAGGTCAACTACCTCGGCACGGTGCACGGCACGCTGGCGGCGCTGCGACAGATGCGCCCGGCCGGAATCGGCACGATCGTGCAGGTCGGGTCGGCGCTGGCGTACCGGGGCATCCCGCTGCAGTCGGCGTACTGCGCCAGCAAGCACGCCATCCAGGGATTCAACGACTCGCTACGGGCCGAACTGCTCCAGGCCAGCCCCGAGATCAAGCTGTCGATGGTCCAGCTGCCGGCGGTGAACACACCGCAGTTCTCCTGGGTGCGCACCCACCTGCCCCGACACCCGCAACCGGTACCGCCGATCTTCCAACCCGAGGTGGCCGCGGCGGCGATCTGCTGGGCCGCCGACAACGGCAAGCGGGAGGTCAACGTCGGTGGCCCCACCCTGCGGGCTCGGCTCGCCGACGTCATCGCCCCCGGGCTGCTCGACCGGCTACTGGCGATCCGGCAGGTCGGCTTCGACTCCCAACAGACCGACGAGGTCATCGACCGGTCCCGCTGGCGGGACAACGTGGACGCCCCGGCCGATGCCGAGGTCGATCACGGCGCGCACGGCGCCTTCGACGACCAGGCACGTCGGCGGTCGCTGGCACTGTGGGCCGTGACGCACAAGCAGACCGCCACCGCCGCGGTCCTGGCCGCCGCGCTCGGCACCGCTCGGGCGATGGTCGGCAACGGGCCGGCCCGGCTGTGGGCAGCGGTCCGTCGACCGGTCGGGCGGGCGGCGTGA
- a CDS encoding HAD-IIIA family hydrolase produces MRSELISRGRGLFDAVLFDRDGTLVHDVPYNGDPDLVRPVRGARAALDRLRAAGLRLGVVTNQSGLARGHFTAHDMRRVHDRIEELLGPFDTWQICPHDDGDGCRCRKPAPGMVLAAARELGTTAGRCVVVGDIGRDIVAAGAAGATGILVPTETTRPQETAAAPAVAGDLAGAADLILRRHRATAPDGPDPRGGRVLVVRSDSVGDVLVTGPAIRAVAAGADEVVMLCGPRGRAAAELLPGVGELIEWPLPWIDPDPGPVDPADLTRLTDRLAEVGADEAIIFTSFHQSPLPLALLLRQAGVDRIAAISDDYPGSLLDVRHRVPPGVPEPERALSLAAAAGFALPGDDEPVLRLRPGCLRPAAGPTPRSGPDRAGPPGYVVVHPGSSVESRACPPERCAAFVDALHAAGHRVVVTGGPGEQALSRRVAGRSGVDLGGQTSLARLAAIIAQAGALVVGNTGPAHLAAAVGTPVVSLFAPTVPFGQWGPYRVPWVRLGDPVAGCRNTRAARCPVPGHPCLSTVSPDSVVEAVELICGTAG; encoded by the coding sequence GTGCGAAGCGAACTGATCAGTCGGGGCCGCGGGCTGTTCGACGCGGTGCTCTTCGACCGTGACGGGACGCTCGTGCACGACGTGCCGTACAACGGCGACCCGGACCTGGTCCGCCCGGTGCGCGGTGCCCGCGCCGCGCTTGACCGGCTCCGCGCCGCCGGCCTGCGGCTCGGTGTCGTCACCAACCAGTCCGGCCTGGCCCGCGGCCACTTCACCGCGCACGACATGCGTCGGGTGCACGACCGGATCGAGGAACTCCTCGGCCCGTTCGACACCTGGCAGATCTGCCCGCACGACGACGGCGACGGCTGCCGGTGCCGCAAACCGGCACCGGGCATGGTCCTGGCCGCCGCCCGGGAACTGGGCACCACCGCCGGGCGGTGCGTCGTGGTCGGCGACATCGGCCGGGACATCGTCGCCGCCGGCGCCGCCGGCGCGACCGGCATCCTGGTACCCACCGAGACGACCCGACCGCAGGAGACGGCCGCCGCTCCCGCCGTCGCTGGTGACCTGGCCGGTGCCGCCGATCTCATCCTGCGTCGGCACCGGGCGACCGCCCCCGACGGGCCCGACCCGCGCGGCGGCCGGGTCCTGGTCGTGCGCTCCGACTCGGTCGGCGACGTACTGGTCACCGGGCCGGCGATCCGCGCCGTGGCGGCCGGGGCGGACGAGGTGGTCATGCTCTGCGGTCCGCGGGGCCGGGCCGCCGCCGAACTGCTGCCCGGTGTCGGCGAGCTGATCGAGTGGCCGCTGCCGTGGATCGACCCGGATCCCGGTCCGGTGGATCCGGCCGACCTGACCCGGTTGACGGACCGGCTGGCCGAGGTCGGTGCCGACGAGGCGATCATCTTCACCTCCTTCCACCAGTCGCCGCTGCCGCTGGCGCTGCTCCTGCGGCAGGCCGGGGTGGACCGGATCGCGGCGATCAGTGACGACTACCCCGGCTCGCTGCTCGACGTGCGCCACCGGGTGCCGCCGGGCGTACCGGAGCCGGAACGCGCGTTGTCGCTGGCCGCCGCCGCCGGGTTCGCGCTGCCCGGCGACGACGAACCGGTGCTGCGGCTACGCCCGGGCTGTCTGCGGCCGGCCGCCGGGCCGACACCCCGGTCGGGACCGGACCGGGCCGGACCACCGGGCTATGTCGTGGTGCACCCGGGATCCTCCGTCGAGTCCCGCGCCTGCCCGCCGGAGCGGTGTGCCGCGTTCGTCGACGCGCTGCACGCCGCCGGGCACCGGGTGGTGGTCACCGGCGGACCCGGGGAGCAGGCGTTGAGCCGCCGGGTGGCCGGTCGGTCCGGTGTCGACCTCGGCGGTCAGACCTCGCTGGCCCGGCTCGCCGCAATCATCGCGCAGGCCGGTGCGCTGGTCGTCGGCAACACCGGGCCCGCACACCTCGCGGCGGCGGTCGGCACCCCGGTGGTCAGCCTGTTCGCGCCGACGGTGCCGTTCGGCCAGTGGGGCCCCTACCGGGTGCCCTGGGTCCGGCTCGGCGACCCGGTCGCCGGCTGCCGCAACACCCGGGCCGCCCGTTGCCCGGTGCCCGGCCATCCGTGTCTGTCGACGGTCTCCCCGGACAGCGTCGTCGAGGCCGTCGAACTGATCTGCGGGACGGCCGGATGA
- a CDS encoding glycosyltransferase, whose translation MRIAMISEHASPLAALGGVDAGGQNTHVAELSTALAADGHEVRVFTRRDAVDLPELVQLDNGVAVVHVPAGPAEHIAKDDLLPHMAQFSRWLAGQWSHDWTPAVAHAHFWMSGLAAVHAGRLTGVPVVQTYHALGTVKRRHQGAMDTSPPRRIGYERALGRSVDRVVAQSQDEVAELIRMGVPRGRLSVVPSGVNEQTFAPDGPAVPRDEGRLRVLTVGRLVARKGFQDVVRAMQLVPNAECVVVGGPPAAELDTDPQARQLRQLAESCGVGDRVRLVGGVPREQMPSWYRSADVLVAAPWYEPFGLTPLEAMACGVPVVGTAVGGLTDTVVDGLTGDLVPPRDPRALGMALRRLLNDRVRRFAYATAALDRARQCYSWQRAAAQLTAIYGTVSGVRQPSRVVA comes from the coding sequence ATGCGCATCGCGATGATCTCGGAGCACGCCAGCCCGCTCGCCGCGCTCGGCGGGGTGGACGCCGGCGGCCAGAACACGCACGTCGCGGAGCTGTCCACCGCGCTCGCCGCCGACGGCCACGAGGTCCGGGTGTTCACCCGCCGGGACGCTGTGGACCTGCCGGAACTGGTGCAGTTGGACAACGGGGTCGCGGTGGTGCACGTGCCGGCCGGCCCGGCCGAGCACATCGCAAAGGACGACCTGCTGCCGCACATGGCGCAGTTCAGTCGGTGGCTGGCCGGACAGTGGAGCCACGACTGGACCCCGGCGGTCGCGCACGCGCACTTCTGGATGAGCGGGCTCGCCGCCGTGCACGCCGGCCGGCTGACCGGGGTGCCGGTGGTGCAGACCTACCATGCGCTGGGCACGGTCAAGCGTCGCCACCAGGGCGCGATGGACACCAGTCCGCCCCGCCGCATCGGCTACGAGCGGGCGTTGGGCCGCAGCGTCGACCGGGTGGTCGCGCAGTCCCAGGACGAGGTCGCCGAGCTGATCAGGATGGGGGTGCCCCGGGGCCGGCTCTCGGTGGTGCCGTCCGGCGTCAACGAGCAGACCTTCGCCCCCGACGGACCGGCCGTGCCGCGTGACGAGGGCCGGCTGCGGGTGCTGACCGTTGGCCGGCTGGTCGCCCGCAAGGGTTTCCAGGACGTCGTACGGGCCATGCAACTCGTACCGAACGCGGAGTGCGTCGTCGTGGGTGGCCCGCCGGCCGCCGAACTGGACACCGACCCGCAGGCCCGGCAGCTGCGCCAGCTGGCCGAGTCGTGCGGGGTGGGTGACCGGGTCAGGCTGGTCGGCGGGGTGCCCCGGGAACAGATGCCGTCCTGGTACCGGTCGGCGGACGTGCTGGTCGCCGCCCCGTGGTACGAGCCGTTCGGGCTCACCCCGCTGGAGGCGATGGCCTGCGGCGTGCCGGTGGTCGGCACCGCCGTGGGCGGGCTGACCGACACCGTCGTCGACGGCCTCACCGGCGATCTGGTGCCGCCCCGGGACCCCCGGGCGCTCGGTATGGCACTGCGCCGGTTGCTCAACGACCGGGTCCGGCGGTTCGCCTACGCCACCGCCGCGCTGGACCGGGCGCGGCAGTGCTACTCGTGGCAGCGCGCCGCGGCGCAGCTGACCGCGATCTACGGCACGGTCAGCGGGGTGCGGCAGCCGAGCCGGGTGGTGGCCTGA
- a CDS encoding PfkB family carbohydrate kinase, with amino-acid sequence MVVGDTLLDRDVDGAVTRVCPDAAAPVLDERYVTDRPGGAGLAAALAAGQGHPVVLVSALAADPAGCRLAALLAAAGVDLHPLPLGGATAEKIRLRTRGQVLLRLDRGGDGRVHGDLPPATAEVLAAAAAVVVSDYGRGVARLPGLRAALAATGAPVVWDPHPRGPAAVAGARLITPNEAEVRQLTGQPVGDTRVATAARGADELRRRWRAGAVAVTMGGDGALLCHAGSVPLMVPTPISTDGDTCGAGDRFATAAATALAAGAVVSEAVQAAVAEASRYVADGGTAGLRRLLAGSDQAAVPVETGALAAASAEQVGPRAAGALAARVRSAGGTVVATGGCFDLLHAGHVSALQAARQLGDCLIVCLNSDASVARLKGPQRPVVGEHDRARLLVALGCVDAVVVFDEDTPHAVLSWLRPDIWVKGGDYAGGGTAEPDLPEAEVVRRWGGQTAIVPYLDGRSTTGMIAAARAGRPVPSTTTVEESS; translated from the coding sequence GTGGTGGTCGGCGACACCCTGCTCGACCGGGACGTCGACGGTGCGGTGACCCGGGTCTGCCCGGACGCCGCCGCGCCGGTGCTCGACGAGCGGTACGTCACCGACCGGCCCGGTGGCGCCGGGCTGGCCGCGGCGCTCGCCGCCGGGCAGGGACACCCGGTGGTGCTGGTCAGCGCGCTCGCCGCCGACCCGGCCGGTTGTCGGCTCGCGGCGCTGCTCGCTGCGGCCGGCGTGGACCTGCATCCGCTGCCGTTGGGTGGCGCGACCGCCGAGAAGATCCGGCTGCGTACCCGGGGTCAGGTGCTGCTGCGGCTGGACCGGGGCGGGGACGGCCGGGTGCACGGCGATCTGCCGCCGGCCACCGCCGAGGTGCTCGCGGCGGCTGCGGCGGTGGTGGTCAGCGACTACGGCCGGGGAGTGGCGCGGCTGCCGGGCCTGCGGGCGGCGCTGGCGGCGACCGGCGCACCGGTGGTGTGGGACCCGCACCCGCGCGGCCCGGCGGCGGTCGCCGGTGCCCGGCTGATCACCCCCAACGAGGCCGAGGTCCGCCAGTTGACCGGGCAGCCGGTCGGGGACACCCGGGTGGCCACCGCCGCGCGGGGCGCCGACGAGCTGCGACGCCGCTGGCGGGCCGGGGCGGTCGCGGTGACGATGGGCGGCGACGGAGCGCTGCTGTGCCACGCCGGGAGCGTGCCGCTGATGGTGCCGACGCCGATCAGCACCGACGGGGACACCTGCGGCGCGGGGGACCGGTTCGCCACCGCTGCGGCGACGGCGCTGGCCGCCGGAGCCGTGGTGTCCGAGGCGGTCCAGGCGGCGGTCGCCGAGGCGTCCCGGTACGTCGCCGACGGCGGTACGGCTGGGCTGCGGCGGCTGCTGGCCGGGTCCGACCAGGCCGCGGTGCCGGTGGAGACCGGGGCACTGGCTGCGGCGTCGGCGGAGCAGGTCGGTCCGCGCGCCGCTGGGGCGCTGGCCGCCCGGGTACGGTCCGCCGGGGGCACCGTGGTGGCCACCGGCGGCTGCTTCGACCTGCTGCACGCCGGGCACGTGTCGGCGCTACAGGCCGCCCGCCAGCTGGGCGACTGCCTGATCGTCTGCCTGAACTCCGACGCCAGCGTGGCCCGACTGAAAGGGCCGCAGCGGCCGGTGGTCGGCGAGCACGACCGGGCCCGGCTGCTCGTGGCGCTGGGCTGCGTGGACGCGGTGGTCGTCTTCGACGAGGACACCCCGCACGCGGTGCTCAGCTGGCTGCGGCCGGACATCTGGGTCAAAGGTGGCGACTACGCCGGTGGCGGCACCGCCGAGCCGGACCTGCCCGAGGCCGAAGTGGTACGCCGATGGGGCGGGCAGACGGCGATCGTGCCGTACCTCGACGGACGCTCCACCACCGGCATGATCGCCGCCGCCCGTGCCGGGCGGCCCGTTCCGTCGACCACCACTGTGGAGGAATCATCGTGA
- a CDS encoding SRPBCC family protein: protein MAVVQRVIPAPPDQVFAVLANGWSYSDWVVGTVHIRDVDEHWPQSGARLHHTAGPWPLSLSDTSTVISCQPGDELTLRAGLWPLGEATIVFRLAPTPGNGTRVTIAESFTGGPLHWIRTKLDDLVLHHRNRETLRRLSDIATRQTVG from the coding sequence GTGGCTGTCGTGCAGCGGGTGATCCCCGCCCCGCCGGACCAGGTGTTCGCCGTGCTGGCGAACGGCTGGTCGTACAGCGACTGGGTGGTCGGCACCGTGCACATCCGCGACGTCGACGAGCACTGGCCGCAGTCCGGGGCCCGGCTGCACCACACGGCCGGTCCCTGGCCGCTGTCGTTGTCCGACACCTCCACGGTGATTTCCTGCCAGCCGGGTGACGAGCTGACGTTACGGGCCGGGCTGTGGCCGCTGGGCGAGGCGACGATCGTGTTCCGGCTCGCACCGACCCCGGGCAACGGCACCCGGGTCACCATCGCCGAGTCGTTCACCGGAGGGCCGCTGCATTGGATCCGTACGAAGCTCGACGATCTGGTCCTGCACCACCGCAACCGGGAGACGCTGCGCCGGCTGTCCGACATCGCCACCCGGCAGACCGTCGGGTGA
- a CDS encoding glycosyltransferase family 9 protein, whose protein sequence is MILVLRALGIGDLATAVPALRGLRAAYPAETIALAAPAWLAPLAGLTGAVDRLVPLSGLDAVPLLDSGPDWAVNLHGRGPQSHRLLAATRPGRLWAYRCPAAAHHDGPPWRDDEHEVARWCRLLTWYGVDCDPTDLLLPRPVPDRVPVGVTVLHPGAAAPRRRWPVDRFAELAGRLTAAGHRVVVTGSAPERPLAEAVAAGAGLPGTAVCAGRMDLYQFAALLAHARLLVAADTGAGHLATAFGVPSVLLFGPTSPARWGPPVHRTRHRVVHYPLLSAGVEEPAAVPAAADSAAGDPPAADGPADGPVADWHPAMVAICVDEVLAAIGEVERDAVAAQ, encoded by the coding sequence GTGATCCTGGTGCTGCGCGCCCTCGGCATCGGTGACCTGGCCACCGCCGTGCCGGCGCTGCGTGGGCTGCGGGCCGCCTACCCGGCCGAGACGATCGCCCTGGCCGCGCCGGCCTGGCTCGCCCCGCTGGCCGGCCTGACCGGCGCGGTGGACCGGCTAGTGCCGCTGTCCGGGCTGGACGCGGTGCCGCTGCTCGACAGCGGCCCGGACTGGGCGGTCAACCTGCACGGCCGTGGCCCGCAGTCGCACCGGCTGCTCGCCGCGACGCGGCCGGGCCGGTTGTGGGCGTACCGGTGTCCGGCGGCGGCGCACCACGACGGCCCACCGTGGCGCGACGACGAGCACGAGGTGGCGCGGTGGTGCCGGCTGCTCACCTGGTACGGCGTCGACTGTGACCCCACCGACCTGCTGCTGCCCCGTCCGGTACCGGACCGGGTGCCGGTCGGGGTGACCGTACTGCACCCCGGTGCGGCGGCGCCGCGCCGCCGATGGCCGGTCGACCGGTTCGCCGAGCTGGCCGGTCGGCTGACCGCCGCTGGACACCGGGTGGTGGTGACCGGGTCGGCACCCGAGCGTCCGCTGGCTGAGGCGGTCGCTGCCGGTGCCGGGCTGCCCGGCACCGCGGTCTGCGCCGGGCGGATGGACCTGTACCAGTTCGCCGCCCTGCTGGCGCACGCCCGTCTGCTGGTCGCCGCCGACACCGGCGCGGGGCACCTGGCAACGGCCTTCGGCGTACCGTCGGTGCTGCTGTTCGGTCCCACGTCGCCGGCCCGCTGGGGCCCACCGGTGCACCGGACCCGGCACCGGGTGGTCCACTATCCGCTGCTGTCCGCCGGGGTCGAGGAGCCGGCTGCCGTCCCCGCAGCTGCCGACTCCGCAGCCGGCGACCCGCCAGCCGCCGACGGACCCGCCGATGGACCGGTGGCCGACTGGCACCCGGCGATGGTCGCCATCTGTGTCGACGAGGTGCTCGCCGCGATCGGCGAGGTGGAACGCGATGCGGTTGCGGCGCAGTGA
- a CDS encoding SIS domain-containing protein: MSDVNSLIDTHLAGLAEALLPYRQVANRLGRWGAELAWTLGHGGRLLIAGNGGSAAEAQHLAAELVGKLRDDRTPLSAIALTAETSSLTAISNDFGFDEVFARQVRAHGRPGDILLLLSTSGRSGNLLAAARAGRDVGLRCWACTGPVPNPLAEACAEVLAVPAADPQVVQELHLVTAHLLCAYVDQTLPGVLGLAGTVDAVAGTVDVPADAVDVPADAVDLPAGASPAPAVTAGLPVDVRGGVR, from the coding sequence ATGTCCGACGTGAACTCGCTCATCGACACCCACCTCGCCGGGCTGGCTGAGGCGCTGTTGCCGTACCGCCAGGTGGCCAACCGGCTGGGTCGCTGGGGTGCCGAGCTGGCCTGGACGCTCGGTCACGGCGGCCGGCTGCTGATCGCCGGCAACGGCGGCAGCGCCGCCGAGGCCCAGCACCTCGCCGCCGAGCTGGTCGGCAAGCTGCGTGACGACCGGACGCCGCTGTCCGCGATCGCGTTGACCGCCGAAACCTCCTCACTCACCGCGATCAGCAACGACTTCGGCTTCGACGAGGTCTTCGCCCGGCAGGTACGGGCCCACGGCCGCCCCGGCGACATCCTGCTGCTGCTGTCCACGAGTGGACGTAGCGGCAACCTGCTCGCCGCGGCCCGGGCTGGCCGTGATGTCGGGCTGCGCTGCTGGGCGTGCACCGGTCCGGTGCCGAACCCGCTGGCCGAGGCGTGTGCCGAGGTGCTGGCGGTGCCGGCGGCCGATCCGCAGGTGGTGCAGGAGCTGCATCTGGTCACCGCGCACCTGCTGTGCGCCTACGTCGACCAGACACTGCCCGGCGTGCTCGGTCTCGCCGGCACGGTCGACGCCGTCGCCGGCACGGTCGACGTCCCCGCCGATGCGGTCGACGTCCCCGCCGATGCGGTCGACCTCCCCGCCGGTGCGTCCCCGGCGCCTGCCGTGACGGCCGGTCTGCCGGTGGACGTCCGCGGCGGTGTCCGGTGA
- a CDS encoding DNA topoisomerase IB, producing the protein MRLRRSDPHRPGYRRRRRGRGTAFLDTRGQPVTDPAELKRLRALVIPPAWRDVWICPHPSGHIQAVGVDAAGRRQYLYHPQWRVRRDVAKFQHVRRVADRLPRLRNRVDADLRGRGLDRQRVLAALVRLLDLGMFRIGNDQYAAGDEPTFGVATLRPGHARLERGCVVLEFPAKGGVAQVRRIDDAQVCAVLRALRRRRHDGQRLFCYWDGRRWRDVHSDEINEYLRQASGTEMTAKDFRTWHATVLAATRLAAAGVPRSAAARRRTVAAVMREVAELLGNTPTVARASYVDPRVVESFHRGRVARLGTGEPSRPAAEQAVRRLLPLR; encoded by the coding sequence ATGCGGTTGCGGCGCAGTGACCCGCACCGGCCGGGATACCGGCGCCGGCGCCGGGGTCGGGGGACTGCCTTCCTCGACACCCGGGGCCAGCCGGTCACCGACCCGGCGGAGCTGAAGCGGCTGCGTGCGCTGGTGATCCCACCCGCCTGGCGGGACGTGTGGATCTGTCCGCACCCGTCCGGTCACATCCAGGCCGTCGGCGTGGACGCGGCCGGCCGGCGGCAGTACCTCTACCACCCCCAGTGGCGGGTCCGTCGGGACGTCGCCAAGTTCCAGCACGTGCGGCGGGTCGCGGACCGGCTGCCCCGGCTGCGGAACCGGGTCGACGCCGATCTGCGTGGCCGGGGTCTCGACCGGCAACGGGTGCTGGCCGCCCTGGTGCGCCTGCTGGATCTGGGGATGTTCCGGATCGGCAACGACCAGTACGCCGCCGGCGACGAGCCCACGTTCGGGGTGGCGACGCTGCGGCCCGGACACGCCCGGCTCGAGCGGGGTTGCGTGGTCCTCGAGTTCCCGGCCAAGGGCGGCGTCGCCCAGGTCCGGCGGATCGACGACGCGCAGGTGTGTGCCGTGCTGCGGGCACTGCGTCGTCGTCGGCACGACGGGCAGCGGCTGTTCTGCTACTGGGACGGGCGGCGCTGGCGGGACGTGCACAGCGACGAAATCAACGAGTATCTGCGTCAGGCCAGCGGCACCGAGATGACGGCAAAGGACTTCCGTACCTGGCATGCCACCGTGCTCGCCGCGACCCGGCTGGCGGCCGCCGGGGTACCGCGATCGGCGGCGGCCCGGCGGCGGACGGTGGCCGCGGTGATGCGGGAGGTCGCGGAGCTGCTCGGCAACACACCCACGGTCGCCCGCGCCTCCTACGTCGACCCGCGGGTGGTCGAGTCGTTCCACCGGGGTCGGGTGGCCCGGCTCGGCACCGGCGAGCCCAGCCGGCCGGCCGCCGAGCAGGCGGTCCGCCGACTGCTCCCGTTACGCTGA
- a CDS encoding glycosyltransferase — MNIFLWHVHGSWTTAFVHGKHHYLVPVTPDRGPYGLGRARTYPWPDGVTEIRPGQLAAAEVDLVILQRPEELDLATSWLGRTVGRDVPAVYVEHNTPKGDVPTSRHPMADRDDLTVVHVTHFNDLFWDTGGTRTRVIEHGIVAPAARYSGELDRLAVVTNEPVRRQRVTGTDLMPRFARVAPLDVYGMGVAGLPEVLGGLAAGQLAVHDDVPQSAMHAEVARRRAYLHLCRWTSLGLSLIEAMAMGTPVVVLGTTEAVAAVPPSAGVLATRVQTLVDAAQWLIDEPDAARRLGDGARRAAQDRYGLDRFLADWDELLEEALCASR, encoded by the coding sequence ATGAACATCTTCCTCTGGCACGTCCACGGGTCGTGGACCACCGCGTTCGTCCACGGCAAGCACCACTACCTGGTGCCGGTCACCCCGGACCGGGGGCCGTACGGGCTGGGCCGGGCGCGCACCTACCCGTGGCCGGACGGCGTCACCGAGATCCGCCCCGGGCAGCTCGCCGCCGCCGAGGTCGACCTGGTGATCCTGCAACGCCCCGAGGAGCTCGACCTGGCCACCAGCTGGCTCGGCCGTACCGTCGGTCGGGACGTGCCGGCGGTCTACGTCGAGCACAACACGCCAAAGGGTGACGTGCCGACCAGCCGGCATCCGATGGCCGACCGTGACGACCTCACCGTGGTCCACGTCACCCACTTCAACGACCTGTTCTGGGACACCGGCGGCACCCGGACCCGGGTGATAGAGCACGGCATCGTCGCCCCGGCCGCCCGCTACAGCGGCGAACTCGACCGGCTCGCTGTGGTCACCAATGAGCCGGTACGCCGCCAACGGGTCACCGGCACCGACCTGATGCCCCGGTTCGCCCGGGTCGCCCCGCTGGACGTGTACGGGATGGGAGTCGCCGGGCTGCCCGAGGTTCTCGGCGGGCTGGCCGCCGGGCAGTTGGCCGTCCACGACGACGTGCCGCAGTCGGCGATGCACGCCGAGGTGGCCCGCCGCCGCGCGTACCTGCATCTGTGTCGGTGGACCTCACTCGGCCTGAGCCTGATCGAGGCGATGGCGATGGGCACGCCGGTGGTCGTCCTCGGCACCACCGAGGCGGTCGCCGCGGTACCGCCGTCGGCCGGGGTGCTCGCCACCCGGGTGCAGACCCTGGTCGACGCCGCCCAGTGGCTGATCGACGAGCCGGACGCGGCCCGCCGGCTCGGCGACGGCGCGCGGCGCGCGGCGCAGGACCGATACGGACTGGACCGGTTCCTCGCGGACTGGGACGAGCTGCTGGAGGAGGCGCTATGCGCATCGCGATGA
- a CDS encoding SDR family oxidoreductase: protein MVTNHPGSPAVLVTGGASGLGAAVVDLLAKSGYRPCVIDRQPPADGVPWLDCDLADTRAAEAATHRLAEQTGGLSAVVTAAGMDVPGRLADTPAQVWERVVTVDLLATAAVIRAALPWLTSAGGSVVTIASTLGVKAVGDATAYCAAKFGVVGFTRALAAELAGTVGVTLLVPGGMRTAFFDEREARYRPAADAALNDPGNVAAAVLFALQQPAGCAVREMVICADRETSYP from the coding sequence ATCGTGACGAACCATCCCGGCAGCCCGGCGGTGCTGGTCACCGGCGGCGCGAGCGGTCTCGGCGCAGCCGTCGTCGACCTGCTGGCCAAGTCCGGCTACCGGCCATGCGTCATCGACCGGCAGCCGCCAGCGGACGGAGTGCCCTGGCTCGACTGCGACCTGGCCGACACCCGGGCAGCCGAGGCCGCCACCCACCGGCTCGCCGAGCAGACCGGCGGGCTGAGCGCGGTGGTCACCGCGGCCGGGATGGACGTGCCGGGCCGCCTCGCCGACACCCCCGCGCAGGTGTGGGAACGGGTCGTCACGGTCGACCTGCTGGCCACCGCGGCGGTGATCCGGGCGGCGCTGCCCTGGCTGACCTCGGCCGGCGGTTCGGTGGTGACGATCGCCTCCACCCTGGGAGTGAAGGCGGTCGGTGACGCCACCGCGTACTGCGCGGCCAAGTTCGGGGTGGTCGGGTTCACCCGGGCGTTGGCGGCCGAACTCGCCGGCACCGTCGGCGTCACCCTGCTGGTGCCCGGCGGGATGCGGACCGCGTTCTTCGACGAGCGCGAGGCCCGGTACCGGCCGGCGGCCGACGCCGCGCTCAACGACCCCGGCAACGTGGCGGCGGCGGTGCTGTTCGCGCTGCAGCAGCCGGCCGGCTGCGCGGTGCGCGAAATGGTGATCTGCGCGGACCGGGAGACGTCCTACCCGTGA